One region of Polypterus senegalus isolate Bchr_013 chromosome 11, ASM1683550v1, whole genome shotgun sequence genomic DNA includes:
- the LOC120538816 gene encoding ADP-ribosylation factor-like protein 3 — MGLLSILRKLKSAPDQEVRILLLGLDNAGKTTLLKQLASEDISHITPTQGFNIKSVQSQGFKLNVWDIGGQRKIRPYWRNYFENTDVLIYVIDSADRKRFEETGQELAELLEEEKLSGVPVLIFANKQDLMTAAPASEIAEGLNLHIIRDRIWQIQACSAMTGEGVQDGMSWVCKNIATKKK, encoded by the exons GGTTTGCTGTCAATCCTGCGCAAACTGAAGAGTGCACCTGACCAAGAGGTGCGTATTTTACTTCTTGGACTGGATAATGCTGGCAAAACAACACTTCTCAAACAGCTGGCCTCTGAAGACATCAGTCATATCACCCCTACCCAG GGTTTTAACATTAAAAGTGTGCAATCTCAAGGCTTTAAATTGAATGTTTGGGACATCGGAGGTCAGAGGAAGATCAGACCCTACTGGCGAAACTATTTTGAAAACACAGATGTTCTG ATTTATGTCATTGACAGTGCGGACAGAAAGCGATTTGAAGAAACTGGTCAG GAATTGGCCGAACTTCTGGAAGAAGAAAAACTGAGTGGGGTTCCAGTTTTGATATTTGCAAACAAGCAGGATTTGATGACCGCAGCACCAGCTTCAGAAATTGCAGAGGGCCTGAATCTTCACATTATCCGGGATCGAATCTGGCAAATCCAAGCTTGCTCAGCAATGACTGGAGAAGGGGTACAG gatGGAATGTCTTGGGTCTGCAAGAACAtagcaacaaagaaaaaatag